Below is a genomic region from Hevea brasiliensis isolate MT/VB/25A 57/8 chromosome 3, ASM3005281v1, whole genome shotgun sequence.
ttaattttgaatTGGTTCATTCATGGTTCAACTTGAACATGGGTTTGACTGATTCTGAACTGGCCCATGGCTGGGTCGAATCCAAGCTAAAAAAAATGGGTCTATGGAGAGAATTTTTAAAATCTAATTTTACCATcatttcttcataatttatctccctCTCCTTTATCATTTGGTCCTTCTCTCCCCAGCGTCTCTTCCCCTCTCTCCCCATCTCTCTCTATCTCCCTCTCTGCCTCTTGCGAGAAAAAAGAAGGTGAGCAAGGGAGGGAGCTGGAATTGCCTCTTGCTAGAAAGAAGAAAGTGAGCAAGGGAGGGAGATGGAATTTGAGAGAGAGGCGAAGGAAGATATGGCAAAGGAGAAGATTGATTAACGACAAAGGAGAAGATTGATTAACGACAAAAGGTTAAAAAATTTGACAGATGAACTAAATAATTGATAGAGTAAAAAAGTTAAAAAGATATATAATTGTAAAAATATAGGAGATCGACTAGTAACAATGGTCAAAACAAAAGGACCTTATCGTAATtcactctttcttttttttcttttttttgaggCGTTTGTTCTAAGCTATGAAAGGCTTGTATTGAAGTGCAATTTTTGGTATCATAAGAAAATGGATAAAAGAAGATCATTAATGAATACAGCAAGCTGCTGGAATCTGTTGGCAGTCTGGGTCAGATTTGAAGTTCCTTTGCTGTGCAATATTCGTTCTTATTTAGCTATCCCTTCTTTAATTGAGAATTTCATTGCTCCAAAAGATTAGAAGATCAAATCTGCTCTATTTGAGCACTAAGGGGGAGTATGGTTCAACCTGCTCTACAAAATCtgaattcaatcaacaacacattCAATATAAAATGCCCTTGGAGATCTCTTTGAAGGACGCAATCTAACTTACGAAGCTTCGACATCCCTTTCAGCCACTCAAAATCAAGGCTTCATTGACAGCAAATTGGCAAGATTTGCCCCTCGAATCTTACTTCAAATGAGCACTTACCCAACTTTCGTAAACAAGAGGACAACGTTTTGAAGAGCTCTGCGGACCCATTTGTGAAGAGAAAAGATGTGTCAGTTTAGTGCTTTTGCTTTTTGGCAAGTAAAAATGGTTACGGAAGTCCAGGTCTGATCCATCTTGGAGACACTTGCCTCGGGGACCATGGTCCATGCCTCAAGTGAAAGAAAAGCTGCCGTCTTAAAAGTTATCAATTTTCTGAaacatcattaaaaaaaattataaatatttttttcaagTGTGTCAGTATAATGATTTAACTgggatttctttaaaaaaattgttttcagaattataataattattctaTCAAATTCAGATTGCCcaattaattcaaataaaaaaaaagaaaattcaattttttatcAATTCAATTGACCattgaaatttatttaataaaaattcgtTAAAATCCTATAAATTCTATTcacactatttttttttattattatgatCAATTCCTCCAAACCctctaattttaatatttttgactaTTTAAGGCTTGCTCCAGAAAAATTTTCACTAGATTATAATGTCTCCATATGCTGTTTCAAATTATCGGTTTTGCAAAAAAACAATCTATTTCATTATTAAAATCTCTCcaattgagattttttttttaattttatcgtaatttttaattttttttaatctatagAATATTTGATAACTTTTATTTAGCAAAAATGAAAAAATTTAATCATTGTGctaaacataaatttaattataatataaagctTACATTGTTCATTAGCCACTttccttttaaaaaaataaattgattaattaataaaacattTTTTTAGCAGGCAAATCAAATACTATCTTAATTGCCCATCTAACTTTAATCCAATGATAAGGGCACAATGAATCTGGAGTTGCATCTCCGTTGATCCCCTCCCTATGTACCTatcgataaaaaaataaaaaataaaaataaaaataaaaataaaaactatcTTAATTGCATTGTTCCTTAATGTTAAAGCTTTTCTGCCATCACTAGTTTGCGGATATAATCACAACAGAGCAGCATCGACCAGTCCTTTTATACTCTATATATTCCACCAAACAACACATAATATCATTGAATACAAAATTGTTATGGTCAATTCTAAAAATTCATAGATAAATATAAgatgaaattttaaataaataaaaaatattgagaataataatagaataaatattttctaattaaataatCATTATCAATTTGTGAAGTCTCATCATTGATatatctctttaattttttttatatttaattagatGACATTATTTGTCAATTTTTGTTTGCTAAAATAAAACTTGAATCTTCCTTTTCTATCAAATTATAAGCTAACCATTCATAATAAGATTGCATGGCAGATTTGCCAGAATAGCATATATTTAagcaaatattaattagttttttaattttatatagagTGATAGTTTTAAGTTCATTTTTTTCATTtgctaatttttatttatttatttagttttatttGAGATTTAAATTCAAGACTTTTTAATTCTAAAAGATGACTTCAATATTACTGAATTTTCAATTACTAAGGTTTCATTTATTttgtagaaaataatttatatattaaaaatatttttcacaaaaaatattttctgataaaatatgaaattattttttattatttagttgtaaTGTTATActaatgatatatatttatatcacatatatgagcatttttgcattttaataaaattattgaagtttagaaaattaatttttttttaaaagttatttttcttaaaaatgtttacttttttctttaaaaaaaaatatttttcgttgatTCATTTTCTTAAATGTcccaaataaaaaaatataaataatattttataaaaaaatattttttataaaataaacggaatataaatattaatataattatttattgaatGAGTGAAGTTAAAAAAAAGAGGAATACTAGTTGCTTAACTTGGGCCATTGACTTTCTTGACGAAGGCAAAagtttaattttctaattaagtgATAGAGTagtataattttccaattaagtaataGGGTAATTAATAAGATGCATATATTTAAATACAATCAATTAAGAGACTCAGAAGTTAAGTTCACTTTGAAAAATCATTAGAAGAAAACATGATGAAAAACAAGATAGAAGAGGGAGGTGAAGAAACTAGCTATCAAGAAAGAGAATAAAAAATTTAGGCAATAATGAAGAGGGTGGGCAggaaagacacataaaggaaaagGAGAGAAGAAATAAAGGCAATTAGAAGCATCTGATTCCAGAGGAAGAGAAGGGGAAATGGAGGAGAAGGAAAATGACTTTGTGTCTCATCCATCCatagaaaagagaaaaattcCTAATCTTTTGCTATCTGCCAGCATATGTTCCATTCCATTAGAATGCTAAATTGATAATGTTTCTTTAATGGAATATATATGCCAAGTTGAGTACATCAGGCTCATCTCTCACTAGGGTTTAGAATTTTATATTCCAAATGTTTTACTATATGGTAATATATCGTCCATGTTTTTTCACTTAATATGTATTGTATTAAGTTGAATATATAGAATGCAATGGTAAAGCTAGAATTTTGCAAATTTTTTAATGAataaagtttaaattaattaataattaattaataaaacgtttaaaatatataaaaattgtaatttttatattatatgcaCGTATTGTAATAgtaatacttttatttttttggtaAAATACTTGTATTTTTTCTAtcttaatttaaagaaaaaaaattaaatgaaatttaaacACTACTGATTACTGAGttacaataataatatttttttaataattattttggagAGGCCAATTAATaagaatatattaaaaataactatataatattaaaatatactatatattaataaattttttaaaattttaagggaGGGCCATGGTTCTCCAGAGGCTTCGCCTCTGATAAAATGATTTACCGTTTAGTTTGATATTGTggtgttaagtttttttttttttttactctattaatattattaataaaaatgtcaatatataaaataaaataatattcttTATCTATGTGTGActgctaattatattttattttttataaatttttcttatttagatgATTCATTATAGAtttgaaatataatatatataataaaatttttctattaaatatataaattttatatgtttatgatttaaatttataatctaagtaaaaatttgctttctgcatgaaaattattataagaaagtgaaaaaaagaaaataattttttttccactCTAGTTCTTTAGGCAGATCGAGACTGACTtggaagatttaaaaaaaaaaaaatagaacaaaagaataattgagaaaaaataaaaaacaaagaaCTGGAAAGGCTGGAAAACCCTAATCTTTGACCTAAAATATCACATGAATAAAATTGCGCCAGTGAGGTGTGCCTGTGCTGCTCAGAATTGTACCGTTGGTTTTGTCTGTGCTCGAAATGAATTCAGAGACAACTTCCAGTGGATATTGTTTATTAAATTAAGCATTAAATCTGTAGGCCATGCCCACCACAACCAAcatctgctccattaatttactCTTCTAAGTATTAAAATTGTTTTCTTTTTCCTTAATTATAATCAGGCCAAACCATTTTTATTTGCAGATGCCTCGTGACCTCCTTTTTTTAATCCAAACCTTCCTCTCACTGGGCTCTAAATCCCATGCATGTTACCCATCATGAGAttatgttttaattaattatttttacataTGCCTGGTTATAGATTAACTCTATATATAATGGGGaggaaagaaaataatagaaggaatatattttttttattttttatttttttatttagaaataaaaaaatagtaaggagaaaaaaataaaatttattttttcatatttgagaagagataaaaaagaaaataaattagtactttttttaaattactattttgttgctaattttattaaagttaaaataaaaaataaggttATATATGTAAtttcatcaattgaagtataaatttcctctttaattagtttattttctctttaaataggagagaaaataataaaagcaaaattatttttattttcctccctctccttATTTTCCCTTCATTCCCAAACAAAGAAAAGTGGCAATCTCAATTTATTTtccttcatttattttttttccttcccTTTTCAACATATCCAAATAGAGTAAGTTTTCTATATAGATTTTATGAAAAATGAATTATTGAGGCTATTCTCCTCTCTTGTGAATTTAGGATGATGGATTTAGATATTAGATCTGCAAGATAATAATGGAGAACACTAAATGTGTTAATTAACCATCAATCCAATACCAAGTCAATAATAGGAATTGGACTGTAAGTGAATCGGATTGATTAGTGATTGTTGTAGATACCTGATGGTCTTTATTTAGTGTTGATTTCTGTTATGATAGGGGTTTAAGACTGATTGAATTTACAACATGACTCTGGTGATTATCTCGAGATACTTATCTTTTTAGGAGATCTGAACATCAAAAGATATGCTTAGACGACTAATACCTGTGCAAGTATTGTCAAGGGTAAATATTCCAGCGCCTTGTGGTAGCTCGGACTTGGATTGTGTATCATTCACCCATTACTCACCTTTGAATACTGTTTTTAGTGACTATGGCatcaattatttatatatattacgattaattaaaaatttaaagaaatgacATTAATTATATTAAACAAAATGTTGTTTTTCCTTTTAAGCTTCATAATACTTGAAAAAGGGACGAAAAATATAAAGGAATTGTTCTTCATCATATCATTTTCATTCAATAAAAACTATAACAAAAGGTGGTTGCATCTCATAAAGATCACCTTTTGGGGTTCTATTCCCTGGTAAAAGAAATGTACCACTACAAATTCTGGCACTGTTTACTTAGTTTTGTGTATTATATACCTagcaaattatattttaaattttaaaaataaaaaataaaaatcatcaAATAAATCATAGTGACTAAATTGGCGCTGATGATGATGATCGAACAATCATAAATCAATAAGCATGAGTAAGAAAAGTAGAAATTTCCACACTGGATTCTTGCCACTTATTATGATAAAATTCTGCGATCTCTCTTCCTCTATCCAATGTTCCAGTTAGTTCAAGCCTAAAAAGCAGAAAAAACCAAACCTTCTTTGAGTAgttcctctctctctttcttgcaGATGCAGATTCTCTAACCACTAGCTTATCATTCTCTTATCATCAACATCCAAAGATGAAAAGAATTGATATCTTCTGTGCTTCTCAAGCTTCAACAACCATATGCATGAGCATGGATCAACCCTCTTCATCCTCCACATCATCCTCTTCCTTGCCACCCACCATTCAACTTGGCGGCCGAGCCATCGACCGCCACAATCCTATAATCAGAGACCAGAGAAGAACCCCTAGATCTCTCTCATTAGCTCCCTGTACTTCTCAGTCACCACCCATCAATCCCCAACCTTACCATCTCCTTCGCAAGACCAAAAAAGATCTTGCAAAAGTACCAGCAGCAGCTACCAACAAGACTAATAATGATCAAACTAAGACAAAAAGCTCTAGAAAGCCAAACGAGCGAAAAGACAAGAAAAGCTCTTCTAAGGCAGCTGGTGATGATATTGCTGAGAAGTATtcatcttctccttcttcttctacTAGTGTGGTTAAAGAAGATGTTTTTAGGAAGAGCTGGGCTAAGCGTAGTGATTTTATCACACCTCCTGGATCTTCTAGATATCTTTTGAGCGAGAAGGATTTTCTTGATGGGTTATATGATTATGATCCAGTATTGGCATTGGTTCCTGCTGAACCCAATAATTCGAAGCAACAAGAATCTACTTCTTCGAAAGCTTCTTCAACTTCCAACTCAGAGGGGCCATCAAACCAGGTTTGTTTTCTCTCTCTAAGAGATCTTCCACTGGTTCAAGATGAAGATTATAGCTAATAATTTAGTTTCTCTTCTTATGATGAAtagattaaattttataaaatgataTGAATTGGGTTGGTCCTGCAGGTTGTGGTTTTGAGAGTGTCACTGCACTGCAAAGGCTGTGAAGGAAAAGTAAGGAAGCATCTATCTAGAATGGAAGGTAATTGAACTCTGGTTATGATTAGATAAAACaggttaatcaattaattaattaatttctcaataatAATGCATGGTGTGGCTGATGAAATGATCAGGCGTGAGATCGTACAGCATAGATTTTGCAGCAAAGAAGGTGACAATTGTAGGAGACGTAACGCCATTAGGTGTGCTGGCTAGTGTATCAAAGGTGAAGAGTGCACAATTTTGGACACCAGCTGCAAACCCAGCTCCACCACTCTCTAATAACTCACAACCCCAgaagtaatttttttataataataattattattatgcgAGAACAGTTAATTAGTTTCAATTTGGTGCTTAATTTAGTGTAAATTCAGTCTTTTCTTTTATATATGTGATTAGCATGAGTAGCTGGAAAAGAATCTTTGCTTATTAGAAAGTtggtaatgaaataaaagaaaagcaaTAGAGAGGGGCAATTTGGACTGTTCTTTCTA
It encodes:
- the LOC110663306 gene encoding protein SODIUM POTASSIUM ROOT DEFECTIVE 2, with the protein product MKRIDIFCASQASTTICMSMDQPSSSSTSSSSLPPTIQLGGRAIDRHNPIIRDQRRTPRSLSLAPCTSQSPPINPQPYHLLRKTKKDLAKVPAAATNKTNNDQTKTKSSRKPNERKDKKSSSKAAGDDIAEKYSSSPSSSTSVVKEDVFRKSWAKRSDFITPPGSSRYLLSEKDFLDGLYDYDPVLALVPAEPNNSKQQESTSSKASSTSNSEGPSNQVVVLRVSLHCKGCEGKVRKHLSRMEGVRSYSIDFAAKKVTIVGDVTPLGVLASVSKVKSAQFWTPAANPAPPLSNNSQPQK